The DNA segment attctgtcacctcgtaccaaaatcgacctagaatttcactttccttttttcatatgaattatgaaagccttctcagaggatctgttttcttaCCGATACCAcgcaggtaagcaaattttattaccggtacttcttgcttttccgtcaaaatcttacgaagtagcgtcgatgttgcatcgtgtttgtgagtttgtagaatctatccctacgtgaacaaagtcaattgatttccgggtttcagagcatacgaggcgccagccaatcacgttcttgataccattttcacTTCATCATAAAacgaaaatggtaacacgatcgtgattggctggcgcatttgacgctctgaaacccggaaatcaattgactttgttcacgtagcgatagattctacaaactcacgaacacgatgtaatatcgacgctactttgtacgattttgacggaaaagcaagaagtaataaatatttgcttacctgtgcggtatcggtgagaaaacagatcctctgagaataccttttataattcatataaaatatagaaatgtgGAATTGTAGGTCGATTTCGGTACGAGAGaattgcagacttgtttcgatggaatactgcgtggcgcatgggaggcttgcaatgcgcatgcttaagTACTATATTTTCAATCATAAATTGGCCTACATCGCAttggcttgatgacgtcaccaatggggtttttccaccagtcatatttcgagcgacatgatttcgggtacccgcccgaaaattaccACGGGTACCGGAAGAGAAAAAACcccgaaagtcccaggcctacCAGTATAACACCAAAAGATGGTCCTAAAAAGTCACTtattgttgagatgtcaataatgtgatctggatcaagttttacaaactcagaatagATTTTGGACTTTGGAGCtagggaagcaatccaaattctGCTTCCAACATCAACAACTGACTTGTAATCGCCCATTTTAATGTGTTTAAGATAACATAATACAATTCTCTTCACCTCTATAGCGAGAAACTTTGGCATGTGAAGATTAGCATTTGCCTCCTTTTTCTCTGTGGGGGCTGCAAACAACTCGGactgtaaaagaaaagaaaaaaaaacatgatacaaCGTTTTAAAAATATCTATAATAGTCTTCTAGAATTTTGTTTAAGTACAAGACCCACATTTGCAACATCAATGTGGTGGAATCagaaaatttttacaaaatccTTGAACAAAGTTATGACTTGTTCTCTCTACTCCACatcctccttcttcctctcctcttcttcattcctttcttttctcaAGTCTTTTCCCCTCATCAtatccctcctcctcctccctcctattctccttcttctttttcttttcattctgaTTATTCTTTATTATCCCCTTGTCTTCTTATCCTCTtccttactttttttttccttctttaattCAAGCTTCTTCACATTTCTTTCAACGAATCCTCATTCCAAACTCCTCTTccttattattttcttgtacAACTCCACCCCCCCTCCAATCTAGATCCATTTGAGAAATATCATCAACAAATCGCCCTTCGCCATCAACCTGTGCTAGTAGCTTACTTACCGGATCAACTTTGTCCCAGTTGTTAAAACGAGGATGGAAGTCCAGGCCAAAGACATGACCACAAACTGATGTCATCTAGGATATAATACACAAATCCTGGTTAACAAGTCCATTCCATTAGCAACATCAAGAATACAACATCATGTTACGTACATGTAGCACAAATATACTGTATGCATGCTTGTGAACACTACGTATTTTACCTTTAGACCTCACAATCTCAGGCAGGGCAAGGAAATCCTGGCAAATTTTCTGCGTTCATGGAATCATTTTGGAGTATTGTACTGAATTAGTGCACGAGCTCTCACAGCTGGGCAAAAAAAAGGGCTCATTTAGAAGGCATGCCATATGATCTAcatatattatttgaaaaaaaccttggcaaaatttttttgtgtttttttctttcctgcacAGAAGACATTCCAAGTATGAAGTAACCCCTTGGAAAAAGAAAACTGTACATCTAATTTAgtgtattttcatgattttatctGCTTAATTTAATGGAAAGAAGGGATGAAAAAAATAGGAGGTGGGGCGTCGCTTCCTGGGACAGACTGAGCCACTCATAAAAATTTAGGCGCTGGGCCAGGCGCGGCGCTCAGCTCTgcagtagaggcgcacagccaatattggagactgtctcccattagagattatctccaataccAGAGACTATTacaaagaatttgggtatccaatttcagagacagtctccagtttgggagaccaaatttctttgtttacatttgcttaaaaaggatTAGGCCTACCTTGGCGGcagataaaaatgtgataagcagattcctcatgaaatattacccctttcactgtctactttaaaaattcaccatctagggctaggcctacttttgtttttataaggatttttgttgtcatccacacacaaaacaaattctGACGTCAGTGGGACAaaagtttgggtggaaaaaCTCATGCTTtcgttggtgttgtttcttttgttcttttgcaaagcaagtctccaatatgggagattgtctcccttattggagagagtctaccatattggccgtgcgcctctactgacaTACCTTAAACTTGGCTTGTTGTCCCCGGAACGTCCCCGTGTATTCGTGGACACTGCACGCTCCATTCATTCCGCGTCGAGACCTCAGGCTTCCATGGGACAGAATTTTAGCAAGAGACTGTGCTAATTGTGGCTTCTCCGCCACCATCAACACTTCCTTCATGGTCAAAGCTTTCTTTGTAgtaaattaaaattcaaaaattatattacattGAATCCCAAACACCGAATTCATTGGGAAAAGTTAGGCACGTAAGCCGGTTGACAGCCGATACCTAAACCTAGCAGACTAAATTCAATGAATGAAAACTTACGTTGCCAATTTTGGAAGTAAGATTAAGCCCATTAGAGATTTATTATATTGTATATCTCTATGattctttttaataataaaacacCTTCTACCAACCTCTAGTGTTTCGCCTATGTTAGGATCGAGCACACACCCCATAAGCAGGGCTCTGGGAAAGATGTTTTTTAACAGAGGGTGCTGCCAAGTTACATTtgacaaccccccccaaaaaaaaaataaataaataaaaataaaaataaataaataaatacaaaaatcacTGGAGTACGGGTAACTTTAGTTATGAGGAATTcgataaaaaaaaggttttcaatacaaaatgaaggtgattttggttacatttctgCTATTAAGCATATACCtgcaggggcccgtaacacaaactGATCACGATTCATTGACtataatgcaatcaatcgtacaaTTAATTGCTCAGGCTAAGCTTTGTGTTTTGGCGGGACCCAGATTTCCAGGGGGTCACAGTGCTGCCTAGATATGGTGAATGATAACACACATACGGAGTACCCCTCAGGTAAATCTTGGGGGTAATTAGTTTCAGCACCGCAAGCACCTCCGCTTCCCAGGACCATCAtctattgaaaacaaaaagtcgaGGGGGAAAAATCAAAGGAGTAGAGGAATAAGAGTAAGAGATAAGAAAGAATGCATATAAAGTCTTTGTGCGATTATATTAGCCCTATGTTGCAATCGATGTGAAAATGCcactttgacccccccccccctcccccctataCATGGGAGCCATGATTTTCCTTTATCCAATGCTCTATCATCTCCCTCCTAAAGTTTCCAAGTGCGTCATTGAGACGTACCTAATTTAGTATTATATCCATGTAATATAAGCTTGGGCGTTGATCAAAGGAGgatcataccccccccccccctatatttCAGGTGGGGTGGCCGTGTGTTATGAATGCTTtaaccccgcccccccccccataatttgTTACGGTGGAAAATCATATTTAGGCCTTTGATGAACCATACGACATGTACgacgtgatgattattattCTACATGACTGTATGTAATATTGCTTGTGGTTTATACGCATGATCATCAAATCTCTCTCAGCTCTCTCTCCCTCGGaattttcttatgtttattgttattctttgtttgtttgtattttatttccatataaaagtatatacatgttcaaatttaacaaataatacGTCAAAATAAACATGGAGGATGGCCCATTATTTTCAGCGGTTTTAACAAAATACCACGGGCCTCTGTTACTGGAtgaaacaaatcatttcatatattgcccgggggggggggggggaggggggccagttacattgacgagtggataccatgcgcgaccaaaaaaacacgtaaaaaggatgtccttttcacgatagggcacgttacgtacgtaacgtgataagggtgtcaaaaacacaaaaataatgaaaaaaggctatctatttcgctaggaaaattacgtgtttagggtcgaatttgcggggatgataaaacaaatttaaaatgttttataaaggatgtcctttttgccccaacactacgtgtttagagtcctatttgcgcgaggtgtagaaggtggggtcgtatatactaaaccaaataaggtaaagccgacgaccgccAAGGAACCGTTTTAAAACATttaatatttgccaagagtatcgttttgtttccatttcttgttaagggtatagggtttcacacgccaatacttgttaaggggtgcattttcagaatatggaaattacgtgtttagggtgcttttcgagaccccatggtcgcgcatggtatccactcgtgaatggaagtggccccccgggatatATTGTTAGAAacagatagaaagaaaaaaaatcaggatgaAAAATGATAACGCGTTCGTTTTATGTTTTGATGGACATATATTATACATGGCATGGGAAACGGGCTAAAGCATTCCCAAGATTTTTCAAGGGTGCTGAGTATTTTATTTACCATAGGCAGCACCAATGCAAATCAGGTTGACAGGGGAAAAAATATGGTTATTGTTCCAAAAAtgacatgatatttttttcttttgtttgacaAATGTCAAATGTGTTCTTTACCAAAAATCCCCTGCAACTCCAATTTAAAAACCCGGCGTTCCCAGGGCCTCTGCGCATTGGGTGTGCCCTATACCCTATTGaatgttatttcattataatattatgATGCAAAAGAAGTTGACAACATACAGATTAAATGAGAATTTAAATCTTAAGAGAGTGCATGAGAGGGAAATAACCCTGAAAACCGACCAGAGTCCTCCAAATGGCTAATTTTttaggttatttttttttcattagtaaaaaaaaatcctgcttAATTATATAGCGCTAGTATTATTGCTCTATAAATGTATAGTCTCGTACGTTGACTGAGAAATAAAGCTAAGTTAATAAtcaaaacttttaaaagtcTTAATTTCTATAACCGTCCTGCAGCATACAGACGTGGGGCTTCCGGGGGGCAATGGACtccgcctccccccccccccgaaaaaatatgaaataaaaaaaatcgggaaaagaaatgaaaagaattaaaaagggaaagaaacagggagaaatgtgaaaaaaaaaatcgccactGCCCCCTCCCCTCGATCCATCCCTAACTTTGTAGGCCTTAAAAATCCTTCtcaaaaaacaagtttttgtcAGTATAATCCCCCCGGCCCCATCATGAAAccacattggcggcggaaggcccccggcccccccaaaaaaaatagggggggggggtccacatGAAATTttggttatcaaccaaaatttgtcacaagcaaaaaaaaagtgttcTCAACAAcagatttaggggggaccgccccacctcaaatttatggggggacctgtcccccacccccccccctgcttccgccgcctatgtgaACCCATATATCGACGCACGTCATGCAACTAGAAAAGAAAATAGCGTAATGGCCTCCCGCCCCCTTGCGGCCCCTCCGTAATGCATGGCGGTgaactgggtgaggggagaaATCGTGGACAcctatccccccaaaaaaataataataattaaaataaaatcatcgaAATCAACTGCAACCTAAAGAAACAACTTAATACTTTTATGAGGTCACTTTTTCTGTAATTGTTGTCAAGCAAAAATTCTATCAAATTGGCACCACGGAATCGGCATAccgtttctttttcttcttcgttCAACAACATGGCGCTCCCCATGGATAAACCACGAGATAAACCTTCACGCATTTTTGCCTCTGGCAAGCGCCAGTCTGGGGCAAATAAAATAAGAAGCCGAATGCAGTCTCCCCAAGTGAAATCATCACACAATAAATATCGGTCAAGAATCATTGGAAACGTCAAAGAAGGTATGATAGAGCTGTCTTTGGTTCGACATTGACGGCCAGCAGTTGTTGGGCTCCACGTCGCTCCACTCTCCAGCTCCAGTGCCAGTGGAGTGGTGACGTGACGCGACGAGTTGTTCGACTCCGCCGCTCTGCCGGCTGCGGAAGGCGGTACGCGGTGGTGCTCAATCGTGTACTTGCAAGTTCGAGTTTGACCCAGAATACCCAGGGCCAGTGTTgtgaacaggggggggggggcagtgcaGTGCCAGTGGcagtggacatggtggaggtgCATGGACTATATGGGCCATTATTATTTATGGGACAGTCGAGAATGTGGGATGGGATACAATCTCCCATACTCATACTGGagtagcctggggcgttttggggagtgaaagttatatactgtacgtatggagtcactccccactaacgcctgggtTTCCTCCCTATActtccccacatacgggtacaaaaccagaaacttttgcccccgagaattctactttccatctagaagatctagccctaaaacatgtacatgggttccaacttcatttccaacatttcagcgatattgatttcatttttaaagaagaattcattaaaaaaaacgagagatttgttttgaaaagatggaaagagcttacttccgtgtttacgtcgccatcttgatttctttgtcttccgcttggcgacagcacgcaaatccaGCGATTTGcagcgatttgcgtgctgtcgccaagcggaagacaaagaaatcaagaggGCAACGTAAACACGGaagtaagctctttccatcttttcaaaacaaatctctcgtttttttaatgaattcttctttaaaaatgaaatcaatatcgctgaaatgttggaaatgaagttggaacccatgtacatgttttagggctagatcttttagatggaaagtagaattctcgggggcaaaagtttctggttttgtacccgtatgtggggaagTATAGGGAGGAAacccaggcgttagtggggagtgactccatacgtacagtatataactttcactccccaaaacgccccaggctatACTGGAGTAAGACTGTAagtggagacttgctttgcaaaaagAAAAGGACGAATTGCAAATCAAATGGCACCAACATACATGACATAAGAATAACTTATTCTTATGACTTTGATCTATGGTGGTGTCATTTGATTTGCAATAAGTTCGCACATTTtttccatccccccccccccaaaaaaaaaaaaactagatctagcccactcattcaatgaacaaggttatgatataaccttgttctcagttatatctccatgtgtggcaaaataagggtggcaatgtttggctaattttctctttttgtttggggcaaatgattgatgtttttacactgacagtttccattacacctattattcatacaacttggctcttatttaaatttgatactttaaatcatttttttcttaattaaaaatagagataaaaaaatgaaaattttcttgccatattaatttccaccaatagagggcgtacacaaaaatatgcccaaattcaagtttttgagcgctctggtgaatacaaaaattattcccaagttactattgaaaaataaattgcaactgtacggaaattagtaattttggtcacaaaagtgatattttaatgactttttaaagtgtgtgctctggacaacattggcataccatagtcctacctgtagattccccacaggcagggtggtagcaatGAACAAGTGATCTAGCCTAGCCCTAGGACCTAGATCTACAAGACTAAACTTAAAAAAGTCAAAAGTAAACGAATTTACTAAGTAGACAGTGAAAACAGATAAGGGGTAGTTTTTCATGAGAAATCTGCTTTTACTTATCTGATCAGCACATTTTCATTTGCGTTCAAGGATATGGTAGACTTGAtctagttttgaaaaaaaatagcaaattggtctcccaaactggaaACTGCAACTGAACTCTCTCTAAAATTGATAGGCCTAAGCCTACCCATATTCTTTACAAATTGAAGTTAAGAGCccacataatcatgataacggGAGACAGTCTCCCATTGTGCCTATCCACTTctatgggagggggggggatgttgACCCAGTACTTTGTCTCGCTACCTGGGCGGGGCATGTGACTAGACACCTTTGTGTGTCTCTATCCTGCTACACTTGTATTTTCCATTCTTTGGTCTCGTGTTACCATAGGTCTTTATGTTTTGGGGATAGGTTTTTTCCTGACTTTATACTAGTGTTTTTTCTACTTTATTCACTTTCCGTGTCTAGCCCAGACAGATGTCCTTTTCCACATTTTTATgtgtaactttttttaaatcaataaaacaGCAATGATACATTCTATGACTGATCACACTTCGgcaaaaaataatcatgtgtaaaatgttcaaattatacaaccatttttctttttaatgttcAATATTTGCGCAGGTCAAGGATATGCTGATAAGAGGAAGAGGAGGTTTCTTAACAACTACCAGAAACTGAGAAGGAAACAGAGACTCCAAGCTGAGAGAAGGCAGAGTGAAAATGAAACTGACATGAGCGACATCAATTTATTTGCAAAAAACATCCAATCTGCATCAGAAAACATAAATTTATCTGCCAAGAATGTTCAGTCTACATCGGAAAATGTTGAAAGGGACTCCAACCCCACTTCAGAACATGACTTTATTCGGAAGAGGAGCGAGGAGGGACCCGGTGAAAGGACTCAAAAGAATCTTATTGATAGAAGTGAAGGTGAAGAGAGAAGTGGAGAGAATGTGGTGAAAAAGAAACGATTCAAGAAGCGCGGAGGCAAGAAGAATGCCAAAAACCGGTTCAGCAAAGCCCAGGCAGAGTTTACAGAAAAGAGACGGGCGGAGGAGATTAGAGTACAGGTAATTTTAAAGCCCATCTATAGGCAGGGGGCGGGGTGATGTCACATACGCTAGACTAACCTTGAAGTCCTATGTAAGTGAGATGAAAACAAAGTAtaagaaacaatgaaataatgtcGAGaacagcactgaaaatttcagaaaGATTCATGAACTTCCAGATAACGAAATGGGTTAACTCCATTATCACGACATTCATCACAAAAGTATGAATGCGCTATTTATGTTATATGCATGCATTGTAGGCATACCAAAATGCCGTGCTGCTGTACATGTCGCTATTGTATTTTTTCCGTCTGTCGGCCAGTTGCAAGGCCTCGTGATTAACAATGCCCGGATTTTAACCGCGGCCTATTATTATTGTGTCTTAGGGAATGGCACACCATTTTATATTAATCCAGATAAGAACAAGATTTTTGGCCAGCATATGGCAGCACCAACTTTTATCGCATCTTTTGTTCAATATTAAGATGTTCAACTGCATTGACACAAAAATACAGGTAACGCTACATTATCAACAATTTTGTGAAGATGGTCGAAAAAGACTTAAAGTAATGCATTGTCGCTGATTcaattttcttccctctttTTACAAGAATTTGAAACAACAGCAAACAGAGAGGGCGCTCGCCCTGGAACGTTACAATAAGAAGAAAAGTGAACAGCATCAGAAGCTGAAGAAGAAGTCCAGGAGAGGACAGCCCCTCATGAAATACCACATGGAGGTGTTGCTAGATAAGATAAAAGCTCAGGAAAGATGAtgatcaggtaaaaaaaaataaagaaacaattgGGATATCTTATAGGCCTAGTCAACCATAGTCTGTAAGCACAGACTCGAATTTGACCCATCACAGATTATACCATGTCTAGAATTGAAGACTAGACTCCGAATTCTGTCTGAGTCTGACAGAGGCAGCAACAGTACATGAGAGAATCTAGTCTCACTTCTTCAGACTCTATATTATGCACTATGCAAAAACCGTATGTCTGTGCCTGTAGACCAAGTCGaacctagtctacaaatgtagacccacatctgcagtgtgtgtgccttagctgattcaacgagtctgcatagcagactaggtctacagaaatggctcgctacgctcgccctttcaggctggttagATCCCACCTcatgagccattcagagtctgcatagcagactaagtCGAACCTGTGAATCAAAGAGAAAAATGCAAGCAAGCCAATCActggattttcatcaaaatcagatttaaGTAGCGACACTTGAagaaggatgttgcaaagaGAGACCCACTAGGGTTACACAGTACACATAgactattttcattttatttgtttgactatttttaaaagcaatttcacatttatgaaaaaaacatacttcTCATTGTTCAAGTGGCAAGAAAGGATTGAGATATATGAAGACCGAATTTTGGTTCATAAAATctttcacaattttggtcttCACATCTATAAtcctttatattattattaaaaattccAGTATGAACGATGGTGAGATTCCTTGAAAATCTGAAATCGCAAGTATTATGTATCATGATTTAATCAAGAAGCATTTTATTCTCAATTTTaaggaaattgaaatatttgatggttcatgtacatttaatttttttttatacatttttaataagaaaGCATTAATGTGTATACTATTTGCTTCCtcattgttttgtaaagttACAAACATTTTTCACTTTATTGACATCATAAAATCAAGAATTTAATAGTCCACAACTTGGATATATTCCCTGATAGATTTTCACTGAATCTTCCAGCCAAACTTAAAACCTCAAATCTTAACACTCGTCCTAATCCCAATATTTGTGCTATTATGCATTGTAAAGTCCATAACTCATAAATCAACTCAAAACTCTGGTAATGTGAGAGGGTTCGGCCTTAAAAAAAGTATTGTAAAATGCAAATTAGTCTACCAAAATTACATAAATGCaatgtttttgtgaaaaaatgtcAGATTTTGGTGAAGAAGTTGCTCAAATCTGTATCTAATGGCTTAAATAGCACTTTGT comes from the Lytechinus variegatus isolate NC3 chromosome 9, Lvar_3.0, whole genome shotgun sequence genome and includes:
- the LOC121421713 gene encoding thyroid transcription factor 1-associated protein 26-like; this translates as MALPMDKPRDKPSRIFASGKRQSGANKIRSRMQSPQVKSSHNKYRSRIIGNVKEGQGYADKRKRRFLNNYQKLRRKQRLQAERRQSENETDMSDINLFAKNIQSASENINLSAKNVQSTSENVERDSNPTSEHDFIRKRSEEGPGERTQKNLIDRSEGEERSGENVVKKKRFKKRGGKKNAKNRFSKAQAEFTEKRRAEEIRVQNLKQQQTERALALERYNKKKSEQHQKLKKKSRRGQPLMKYHMEVLLDKIKAQER